A genomic region of Prionailurus viverrinus isolate Anna chromosome D4, UM_Priviv_1.0, whole genome shotgun sequence contains the following coding sequences:
- the CD4H9orf153 gene encoding uncharacterized protein C9orf153 homolog produces MLLTGATDPTEDETADKPPRCSLPEFYAFLENFNKESKKSSLRKTHGISPSEAQEMLSQNLNAMSFTSGADVRDEDPRPIFTCKVVRKEKEQPESMTELLYRSLLTSSTSPGKGLSRSQQRLLRSGIPPPAHTFPHEILINHSSSSSLFPTQKTQRINILHGLGISRIMPENFTFEHKIAKYFLVDPEKQFMDLRDLEWRYYKGIVKCKHGTSDSFINIKYNSEKRFVESQQMPGVISPPLVYRSLVIYPQVDYPKSTTSS; encoded by the exons ATGCTCCTCACCGGGGCCACCGATCCAACTGAAGATGAGACGGCAGACAAGCCTCCCAGGTGTTCA CTGCCAGAATTTTATGCATTTCTTGAGAATTTTAATAAGGAGAGCAAGAAATCGAGTCTCCGAAAAACTCACGGTATTTCACCTAGTGAGGCACAGGAAATGCTTAGTCAAAACCTCAATGCCATGTCATTCACCAGTGGAGCTGATGTGAGGGATGAAGACCCCCGGCCCATTTTCACGTGCAAGGTggttagaaaagaaaaggagcaacCAGAATCGATGACCGAACTGCTGTACCGAAGCTTGTTGACCAGCTCAACCTCTCCGGGGAAGGGACTCTCCAGATCCCAACAGAGGCTCTTGCGGAGTGGGATTCCTCCCCCTGCACACACTTTTCCTCATGAGATTCTCATCAATCACTCCAGCTCCTCGTCACTGTTCCCCACACAGAAGACTCAGAGAATTAACATATTACACGGGCTGGGCATTTCCAGGATCATGCCAGAAAATTTCACCTTTGAGCACAAAATTGCTAAGTACTTCTTAGTTGATCCAG AAAAACAATTCATGGATCTAAGGGATCTGGAGTGGAGGTATTACAAGGGGATCGTGAAGTGCAAGCACGGTACTTCAGattcattcataaatataaaatacaacagTGAGAAGAGATTTGTGGAGAGCCAGCAGATGCCTGGTGTTATTTCCCCCCCTCTAGTTTATAGGTCTTTAGTCATTTATCCTCAGGTTGATTATCCAAAAAGTACAACTTCCtcttaa